In Pyrus communis chromosome 8, drPyrComm1.1, whole genome shotgun sequence, one genomic interval encodes:
- the LOC137742177 gene encoding succinate dehydrogenase subunit 6, mitochondrial, translating into MADSSSSPSLSFVTKHWEGYKDFWCERFSFLNNYSKFVKRDKPLHSWSDSDVEAFIALDPVNGPALKTAREAVNFGLTGSVIGAVSTAGFAWKYSRSLHGAGLSLLAGGVFGWTFGQEVANHWLQLYRFDTLAAQTKFLEWWQEKNERRS; encoded by the exons ATGGCCGATTCATCTTCGTCTCCTTCACTGTCCTTCGTTACAAAGCATTGGGAGGGTTACAAGGATTTCTGGTGCGAGCGATTCTCCTTCCTCAACAACTACTCCAAGTTCGTCAAGCGGGACAAGCCCCTCCATTCCTGGTCCGACTCCGACGTCGAAGCCTTCATTGCTCTCGACCCTGTCAATGGCCCCGCT ctGAAGACTGCTAGGGAAGCAGTGAACTTTGGTCTTACAGGAAGCGTTATTGGAGCGGTATCAACTGCTGGCTTTGCGTGGAAATATTCAAGGAGTTTACATG GTGCTGGACTGTCCCTTCTAGCTGGAGGTGTTTTTGGCTGGACATTTGGACAGGAAGTTGCAAATCACTGGCTGCAACTCTACAGGTTCGACACCTTGGCTGCACAAACCAAGTTCCTTGAGTGGTGGCAAGAAAAGAACGAGAGACGATCTTAA
- the LOC137742971 gene encoding SKP1-like protein 1B, with amino-acid sequence MSSSSKKITLKSSDGESFKVEEAVALESQTIKHMIKDDYADNGMSTLPSPTRRSLRTISRPRIRICGDGQLQASSCSISSGTTTSSDGSCSSNLGHSLDSASKMAAAASAATA; translated from the exons ATGTCATCGTCGTCGAAGAAGATCACCCTCAAGAGCTCAGACGGCGAGTCGTTCAAGGTCGAGGAGGCGGTGGCACTAGAGTCGCAGACCATCAAGCACATGATCAAGGATGATTACGCTGACAACGGCATGTCGACGCTGCCAAGCCCAACGAGAAGATCTCTGAGGACGATCTCAAGGCCTAGGATCAGAATTTG TGGAGATGGGCAGTTGCAGGCTTCTTCGTGTTCGATTTCGAGCGGCACAACCACAAGTAGTGATGGGAGCTGCTCTTCTAATTTGGGACACAGTTTGGACTCGGCCTCAAAGATGGCTGCTGCAGCATCTGCCGCCACTGCATGA